In the Geitlerinema sp. PCC 9228 genome, one interval contains:
- the folK gene encoding 2-amino-4-hydroxy-6-hydroxymethyldihydropteridine diphosphokinase encodes MVSQAAIALGSNLGDSRRTLQEALEVCDRQPGISVVAASSQYRTAPVGPPQPDYANSCALLQVDRDSPEALLDWLLEVERRFGRVREQVWGPRTLDLDLLLFDERIVETSHLQLPHPRMAERAFVLVPLAEIAPHWIEPLSGRTIAELVAGIDTSGVRPFSAEVG; translated from the coding sequence ATGGTCTCGCAAGCCGCGATCGCCTTGGGCAGCAATTTGGGGGATTCTCGCCGTACCCTGCAAGAAGCCCTAGAGGTTTGCGACCGGCAGCCGGGGATTTCTGTGGTGGCGGCTTCCAGCCAGTATCGCACTGCCCCCGTGGGACCGCCGCAACCCGACTACGCCAACAGTTGCGCCCTGTTGCAGGTAGATCGTGACTCCCCAGAAGCGTTGCTGGATTGGCTTTTGGAAGTGGAACGCCGGTTTGGGCGGGTACGGGAACAAGTTTGGGGACCGCGAACTCTGGATTTGGATTTGTTGCTGTTTGATGAGCGGATTGTGGAAACGTCCCACTTGCAACTGCCCCATCCCCGCATGGCGGAAAGAGCTTTTGTGTTGGTGCCTTTAGCGGAAATTGCCCCCCATTGGATAGAACCGCTGAGCGGTCGCACCATTGCCGAACTGGTGGCTGGTATCGATACTAGCGGCGTCCGTCCTTTTTCAGCGGAAGTGGGTTAA
- the queF gene encoding preQ(1) synthase: protein MESDRATMATEQVEAEAKLKYGERQIAAGELVTFPNPRPGRRYQVNITLPEFTCKCPFSGYPDFATIYLTYTPNQRVVELKALKLYINSYRDRYIAHEEAVNQILDDFVAACDPWEATIQGDFNPRGNVHTVVEVSHQKEESSGDGQ, encoded by the coding sequence ATGGAATCAGATCGCGCCACGATGGCTACCGAACAAGTAGAAGCTGAAGCCAAATTGAAGTATGGGGAACGCCAAATTGCGGCAGGGGAACTGGTTACGTTTCCCAATCCTCGCCCCGGTCGTCGCTATCAGGTGAATATTACCTTGCCGGAGTTTACCTGCAAGTGTCCGTTTTCTGGGTATCCCGATTTTGCGACGATTTATTTAACGTATACGCCCAACCAACGGGTGGTGGAGTTGAAAGCGTTGAAGCTGTATATTAACAGCTATCGCGATCGCTATATTGCCCACGAGGAAGCGGTCAATCAAATTCTGGACGATTTTGTAGCTGCCTGCGACCCGTGGGAGGCAACGATTCAAGGGGATTTCAATCCTCGGGGCAACGTACATACGGTGGTGGAAGTATCCCACCAAAAAGAAGAATCGTCAGGGGATGGGCAGTAA
- a CDS encoding DUF1997 domain-containing protein, which translates to MYSKFYASQAVELEVPQRPYPISDYLRQPQQVVRALGDSSQVEPIGKDVYRLKMKPLKFFMLQIEPIVDLKIWAQQDGTLCLRSIDCQLRGIDLKNHFQLQVSGYTTPCTKNGQTYLSGGAELGLKMYLPPPISFFPKATIQSAGNSLLKSILLRMKQSMMHKLIANYSNWAIDRDQELAAA; encoded by the coding sequence ATGTATAGTAAATTTTATGCCTCCCAGGCCGTGGAGTTGGAAGTACCCCAACGTCCCTATCCCATTTCCGACTATCTGCGCCAACCCCAACAAGTGGTACGCGCTTTGGGCGATTCTTCTCAGGTGGAACCGATCGGCAAAGATGTTTATCGTTTAAAAATGAAGCCTTTGAAGTTCTTCATGCTGCAAATCGAGCCCATTGTAGACTTGAAGATTTGGGCGCAGCAAGATGGCACCTTGTGTTTGCGTTCTATCGATTGCCAGCTGCGGGGCATTGACCTGAAAAACCACTTTCAATTACAAGTCAGCGGTTATACCACCCCTTGTACCAAAAACGGGCAAACCTATCTAAGTGGTGGTGCGGAGTTGGGATTGAAAATGTACCTACCACCACCGATCTCATTTTTCCCCAAAGCCACGATTCAATCCGCAGGCAACAGCTTGCTCAAAAGCATTCTCTTGCGGATGAAGCAAAGCATGATGCACAAGTTGATCGCTAACTACAGCAACTGGGCCATCGATCGGGACCAGGAGTTAGCTGCTGCCTAG
- a CDS encoding DUF1997 domain-containing protein encodes MLTKFSATQTVNIAVPEVGISVKHYLRQPQRLVKALVDPSRTERLSAECFRLKMRPLDFMSLRLQPTVDMRIWANADGVVRLASVGCEIRGVEYINRRFSLDLIGKLAPEKEENGITYLNGRAELSVCVEVPPPLNMTPKPMLETTGNGLLKSVLLTMKQRLTHHFVADYRQWALQNQTQRDAEASVFSANEQAIQT; translated from the coding sequence ATGCTTACTAAATTTTCTGCCACGCAAACGGTTAATATCGCGGTTCCAGAAGTAGGGATTTCCGTCAAGCACTACCTGCGCCAGCCGCAGCGGCTGGTAAAAGCCTTGGTAGACCCCAGCCGTACCGAACGGCTTTCGGCGGAATGCTTTCGTTTGAAAATGCGTCCGTTGGATTTTATGTCCCTGCGACTTCAACCTACTGTAGACATGCGGATTTGGGCAAACGCCGACGGTGTGGTGCGCCTAGCCTCGGTAGGCTGCGAAATTCGCGGGGTAGAATACATCAACCGCCGCTTTTCTTTGGATTTAATTGGCAAACTCGCCCCGGAAAAAGAAGAAAATGGCATTACCTACCTCAACGGTAGAGCCGAACTCAGCGTTTGTGTGGAAGTACCGCCACCGCTGAACATGACCCCCAAACCCATGCTGGAAACCACAGGCAACGGACTGCTCAAAAGCGTCTTGCTGACCATGAAGCAGCGTTTGACCCATCATTTTGTGGCAGACTACCGGCAGTGGGCGTTGCAAAACCAAACCCAACGCGACGCTGAAGCTTCGGTATTTTCCGCAAACGAACAAGCCATTCAAACCTAG
- a CDS encoding peptidoglycan-binding protein has translation MDTLAYTQLVLAWENPSQLTLQLHLQFPKLSNQAFLTFVPLIFAACWLGGTQPSWALLQPGDTGDEVVQLQDRLAERGYFNARSTGYYGEITATAVRQFQADNSLPVDGIVGTSTEAALNLTTSNTPPTQTASDILRQGSQGEAVRNLQNRLRELGYFNAPATGYYGEITATAVRQFQADSGLSVDGIFGARTRRALFGGSSSLTPAASSPRRTTIPLRQGARGETVVRLQNQLQQLGYFDGPATGYYGRLTADAVQRLQTDRGMTPDGMVGQQTQMVLQQNAPTPSVAMDTNLLQRGSTGEAVAQLQDQLRQLGYLQAESTGFYGPLTETAVESFQRDRNLNPDGVVGNNTQAALNRALSGSVAASFGSGARLLQRGSTGAAVTQLQEQLRQLGYFQANATGFYGTLTETAVRRFQSARNLRVDGVAGPNTQAVLFQTLASAATPTRG, from the coding sequence ATGGATACTTTAGCATACACCCAGCTAGTGCTGGCATGGGAAAATCCCTCCCAACTCACCCTCCAGCTACACCTGCAGTTTCCCAAACTGAGCAACCAAGCCTTCCTTACCTTCGTTCCCCTTATCTTTGCCGCCTGCTGGTTGGGAGGCACCCAACCCAGTTGGGCGCTTTTGCAGCCGGGAGATACCGGTGACGAGGTGGTCCAATTGCAAGACCGCCTGGCCGAACGCGGGTATTTCAACGCCCGTTCCACTGGTTATTATGGCGAAATTACCGCAACCGCCGTCCGCCAGTTTCAGGCTGACAACAGTCTCCCCGTTGATGGCATTGTTGGGACTTCCACGGAAGCGGCATTAAACCTCACCACCAGTAATACGCCCCCTACCCAAACGGCATCGGACATCCTGCGCCAAGGATCGCAAGGGGAAGCAGTGCGGAACCTGCAAAATCGCTTGCGGGAATTGGGCTATTTCAACGCCCCAGCGACAGGATACTATGGCGAAATTACCGCAACCGCCGTCCGCCAATTCCAAGCCGATAGTGGTTTGAGCGTTGATGGTATTTTTGGTGCCAGAACCCGACGCGCCCTTTTCGGTGGCTCTAGTAGCCTTACTCCTGCGGCATCTTCTCCCAGGAGAACGACCATCCCTTTGCGTCAGGGGGCGCGGGGAGAAACGGTGGTCCGCTTGCAAAACCAGCTCCAACAGTTGGGATATTTCGATGGTCCGGCGACGGGATACTACGGTAGGCTGACGGCGGATGCGGTGCAGCGGCTTCAAACTGACCGGGGGATGACCCCCGATGGCATGGTGGGGCAGCAAACCCAAATGGTCCTGCAGCAAAATGCCCCAACCCCCTCGGTGGCAATGGATACCAATTTGTTGCAGCGGGGCAGTACGGGAGAAGCGGTGGCGCAACTGCAAGACCAATTGCGCCAGCTTGGTTATTTGCAGGCAGAATCTACTGGATTTTACGGTCCGCTAACGGAAACGGCGGTGGAGAGCTTTCAGCGCGATCGCAATTTGAATCCAGATGGTGTGGTGGGGAACAATACCCAAGCAGCCCTAAATCGCGCCTTGTCGGGAAGCGTTGCGGCATCTTTTGGTAGCGGGGCGCGCCTGTTGCAGCGAGGCAGTACGGGAGCAGCAGTAACGCAATTGCAGGAGCAATTGCGCCAGTTGGGGTATTTCCAAGCCAACGCTACTGGATTCTATGGAACTCTAACCGAAACGGCTGTCAGACGCTTTCAGTCGGCACGGAACCTGCGCGTTGATGGCGTTGCTGGTCCCAACACGCAAGCGGTCTTGTTCCAAACCTTGGCTTCCGCAGCTACCCCAACGCGCGGCTAG